From one Rhodovulum sp. ES.010 genomic stretch:
- a CDS encoding branched-chain amino acid ABC transporter permease, translated as MDVLNALVALANFVLIPATAYGAQLALGALGVTLIYGILRFSNFAHGDTMAFGTMVTILATWALQSAGVTLGPLPTALLALPAGILATAVLLLITDRLVFRFYREQKAKPVILVIVSMGVMFILNGLVRFIIGPDDQRFADGERFIITARDFKEMTGLAEGLAIRTTQGLTIVTALIVVAALFWFLTYTRTGKSMRAFSDNEDLALLSGINPERVVAITWIIVAVLATVAGVLYGLDKSFKPFTYFQLLLPIFAAAIVGGLGSPLGAIAGGFVIAFSEVTITYAWKKVLGYVMPESLEPDGLVQLLSTDYKFAVSFVILVIVLLFRPTGLFRGKAV; from the coding sequence ATGGATGTCCTGAACGCCCTCGTGGCGCTGGCGAATTTCGTGCTTATCCCGGCCACCGCCTATGGCGCGCAGCTCGCCCTCGGTGCGTTGGGGGTGACGCTGATATACGGAATCCTCCGGTTCTCGAACTTCGCCCATGGCGACACGATGGCGTTCGGAACAATGGTCACCATTCTCGCGACATGGGCGCTGCAATCGGCCGGCGTGACGCTGGGCCCGCTGCCCACCGCCCTGCTCGCCCTGCCCGCAGGCATTCTTGCAACTGCGGTCCTGCTGCTGATCACCGACCGGCTGGTCTTTCGGTTCTACCGCGAACAGAAGGCCAAGCCGGTTATCCTGGTGATCGTCTCGATGGGGGTGATGTTCATCCTCAACGGGCTTGTGCGCTTCATCATCGGCCCCGATGACCAACGCTTTGCCGACGGCGAACGGTTCATCATCACCGCGCGGGATTTCAAGGAGATGACGGGCCTGGCCGAGGGGCTGGCGATCCGTACCACGCAGGGGCTGACCATCGTCACCGCGCTCATCGTCGTCGCCGCGCTGTTCTGGTTTCTCACCTACACTCGGACCGGAAAGTCGATGCGCGCCTTTTCCGATAACGAGGACTTGGCGCTGCTTTCGGGCATCAATCCCGAGCGCGTCGTTGCCATCACCTGGATCATTGTCGCGGTGCTGGCGACCGTGGCGGGCGTTCTCTATGGGCTCGACAAGTCGTTCAAACCCTTCACCTATTTCCAGCTTCTCCTGCCGATCTTCGCGGCCGCCATTGTGGGCGGCCTCGGAAGCCCGCTGGGGGCCATCGCGGGGGGGTTCGTGATTGCGTTCTCCGAGGTCACGATCACCTATGCCTGGAAAAAGGTGCTGGGCTATGTGATGCCCGAGAGCCTGGAGCCCGACGGCCTCGTGCAACTGCTCTCGACCGACTACAAGTTCGCGGTCAGCTTCGTGATCCTGGTGATCGTGCTTCTGTTCCGGCCGACCGGGCTTTTCAGGGGGAAAGCGGTATGA
- a CDS encoding branched-chain amino acid ABC transporter permease: MTQRDMGLFALVAALIIGTGFLQSWNSALFILNYGLISAVMALGVNMQWGYAGLFNVGVMGFTALGGLGAIIIAMPPVGEAWAAGGVRVLAALAVGAVVIVGAILIWRRLESGRIRALAMVAWLVAGFFLYRGLFDPAVEAIEAVNPAATGYLGGLGLPVLFGWPVGALLAAGAAWIIGKTALGLRSDYLAIATLGIAEIVIAILKNEDWLSRGVKNVIGLPRPVPYEVDLQQDPGFVEQAQSLGLDPVTASTLFVKLAYAGLFAVVLIALIWLAEKALNSPWGRMMRAIRDNETAAEAMGKDVKRRHLQVFMLGSAICGLAGAMMVTYDSQLVPSAYQPLRFTFLIWVMVIVGGSGNNWGAVLGGFLIWFLWVQVEPFGAFLMETLTSGMAEDSALKAHLLDSVAHMRLLTMGVLLLVVLRFSPRGLIPER; encoded by the coding sequence ATGACGCAACGCGATATGGGCCTGTTCGCGCTGGTCGCGGCGCTGATCATCGGCACCGGGTTCCTGCAAAGCTGGAACTCGGCGCTCTTCATCCTGAACTATGGGCTGATCTCGGCGGTCATGGCGCTGGGCGTGAACATGCAATGGGGCTATGCTGGGCTCTTCAACGTGGGCGTAATGGGGTTCACGGCGCTGGGCGGCCTTGGCGCGATCATTATCGCCATGCCGCCCGTGGGCGAGGCCTGGGCCGCCGGGGGCGTGCGGGTTCTGGCCGCGCTCGCCGTTGGGGCTGTCGTGATCGTCGGGGCAATCCTGATCTGGCGCCGGCTCGAGTCAGGCCGGATTCGCGCGCTGGCGATGGTCGCCTGGTTGGTCGCGGGCTTCTTCCTCTATCGCGGGCTCTTCGACCCTGCGGTCGAGGCGATCGAGGCGGTGAACCCGGCCGCCACTGGCTATCTGGGCGGGCTGGGCCTGCCGGTGCTTTTCGGCTGGCCGGTCGGCGCGTTGCTCGCCGCCGGGGCCGCCTGGATCATCGGCAAGACGGCGCTGGGCCTGCGGTCGGACTACCTTGCCATTGCCACGCTGGGCATCGCCGAGATCGTCATCGCGATCCTCAAGAACGAGGACTGGCTGAGCCGCGGCGTCAAGAACGTGATCGGGTTGCCCCGGCCCGTCCCCTACGAGGTCGACCTGCAGCAGGACCCGGGTTTCGTCGAGCAGGCGCAATCGCTGGGCCTCGATCCGGTGACGGCCTCCACGCTCTTCGTCAAGCTTGCCTATGCCGGGCTTTTCGCCGTGGTGCTTATCGCGCTGATCTGGCTTGCAGAAAAGGCGCTGAACTCGCCCTGGGGCCGGATGATGCGCGCGATCCGCGACAACGAGACCGCGGCCGAGGCAATGGGCAAGGACGTTAAACGCCGGCACTTGCAGGTCTTCATGCTCGGGTCCGCCATATGCGGACTCGCGGGCGCTATGATGGTGACCTATGACAGCCAGCTCGTGCCCTCGGCCTATCAGCCGCTGCGCTTCACCTTTCTGATCTGGGTGATGGTGATCGTCGGCGGGTCGGGCAATAACTGGGGCGCGGTTCTGGGCGGTTTCCTGATCTGGTTCCTATGGGTCCAGGTGGAACCCTTCGGCGCTTTCCTGATGGAAACGCTGACCAGCGGCATGGCCGAGGACTCGGCGCTCAAGGCGCACCTGTTGGACAGCGTCGCGCATATGCGGTTGCTCACAATGGGGGTTCTCTTGCTGGTGGTCCTGCGGTTCAGCCCGCGCGGCCTGATTCCCGAACGCTAG